The following proteins are co-located in the Deltaproteobacteria bacterium genome:
- a CDS encoding helix-turn-helix domain-containing protein: AYIQHGYTMKAIADHLGIHYTTVSKVIKAQEDN, translated from the coding sequence AGCATATATTCAGCATGGTTATACGATGAAGGCGATTGCCGATCATCTGGGCATTCATTACACGACGGTGAGCAAGGTTATTAAGGCCCAGGAAGATAACTGA